A window of the Natronomonas salina genome harbors these coding sequences:
- a CDS encoding phenylacetic acid degradation protein PaaB: protein MKWEVFRQAKKKDYHTHVGDVHAPNAELARQYAQIMHARRKPANSLWVVPRDDIEEVHADEQGVAMGGTTQKEYRWATNYNTDETFAEEIEASQREQEEAERDLAGVDE, encoded by the coding sequence ATGAAGTGGGAAGTGTTCCGACAGGCCAAGAAGAAGGACTACCACACGCACGTGGGCGACGTCCACGCGCCGAACGCAGAACTCGCCAGGCAGTACGCCCAGATCATGCACGCGCGCCGGAAGCCCGCCAACAGCCTCTGGGTCGTCCCACGGGACGACATCGAGGAGGTCCACGCCGACGAACAGGGCGTCGCGATGGGCGGCACCACCCAGAAGGAGTACCGCTGGGCGACGAACTACAACACCGACGAGACGTTCGCCGAGGAGATCGAGGCCAGCCAGCGCGAACAGGAGGAGGCCGAGCGCGACCTCGCCGGGGTGGACGAATGA
- the paaC gene encoding 1,2-phenylacetyl-CoA epoxidase subunit PaaC codes for MTRTGEASLGGPDDLSERERAAVESELRCLADDEFVLAERYTEWQVRGPTLESDIGVANIAQDELGHARLWYDLLEDFGYDQVDLVWERDPSDFRHATLVERPFETGDWADCVVRGYLYDTYERLRLESLEGTTYPRIADRVGKVLGEEDYHREHAHNWLERLSEDGGTPEGSRGGGEAAEGRRRLQDALDRLFPHALTMFEPTEHESDVIELGVRPDPLADLRDDWRAIVTSFLTGLDLDVPGGEYDALLPDERGRDGTHTDAWESLYDEFTFTYRQLGRSEAPSLMPDPDEADV; via the coding sequence ATGACCCGGACCGGCGAAGCGTCCCTCGGCGGCCCGGACGACCTCTCCGAGCGGGAGCGAGCCGCCGTCGAGTCGGAGCTCCGGTGTCTCGCCGACGACGAGTTCGTTCTCGCCGAGCGGTACACCGAGTGGCAGGTCCGGGGGCCGACGCTCGAATCCGACATCGGCGTGGCCAACATCGCCCAGGACGAACTCGGCCACGCCAGACTGTGGTACGACCTGCTGGAGGACTTCGGCTACGACCAGGTCGACCTCGTATGGGAACGGGACCCGTCGGACTTCCGGCACGCGACGCTCGTCGAACGGCCCTTCGAGACCGGTGACTGGGCCGACTGCGTCGTGCGCGGCTACCTCTACGACACCTACGAGCGGCTGCGGCTCGAATCCCTCGAGGGGACGACTTACCCCCGTATCGCCGACCGCGTCGGGAAGGTCCTCGGCGAGGAGGACTACCACCGCGAGCACGCCCACAACTGGCTGGAACGGCTCTCGGAGGATGGCGGGACGCCGGAGGGGTCCCGTGGAGGCGGCGAAGCCGCCGAAGGGCGCCGCCGGCTGCAGGACGCCCTCGACCGGCTGTTCCCGCACGCCCTCACGATGTTCGAACCTACCGAGCACGAATCGGACGTCATCGAACTCGGGGTCCGACCTGACCCGCTGGCGGACCTGCGGGACGACTGGCGGGCCATCGTCACGTCGTTCCTGACGGGACTCGATCTCGACGTGCCGGGCGGAGAGTACGATGCGCTGCTCCCGGACGAGCGCGGCCGCGACGGGACGCACACCGACGCCTGGGAATCTCTCTACGACGAGTTCACGTTCACGTACCGGCAGCTCGGACGGAGCGAGGCGCCCTCGCTCATGCCCGACCCGGACGAGGCCGATGTCTGA
- the paaD gene encoding 1,2-phenylacetyl-CoA epoxidase subunit PaaD produces MSEPDADPVEVPDAPSYCAYTEYERGPDPEDLPATGDGATGAEAAVFEELYEVEDPEMPISVVDLGLIYGVDVADGHATVTMTLTYTGCPARDYLQEDVRRAAARADGVDSAAVELVWSPEWNLELVTEDGRTALREFGVSV; encoded by the coding sequence ATGTCTGAACCCGACGCGGACCCGGTCGAGGTACCGGACGCGCCGTCGTACTGCGCGTACACGGAGTACGAACGCGGGCCCGACCCCGAGGACCTCCCGGCCACCGGCGACGGCGCGACCGGTGCGGAAGCCGCCGTCTTCGAGGAACTCTACGAAGTCGAGGACCCCGAGATGCCCATCTCGGTCGTCGACCTCGGGCTGATCTACGGCGTCGACGTCGCGGACGGGCACGCTACCGTGACGATGACGCTGACCTACACGGGCTGTCCGGCGCGGGACTACCTGCAGGAGGACGTCCGGCGAGCCGCGGCGCGGGCCGACGGAGTCGACAGTGCAGCGGTCGAACTGGTCTGGAGCCCGGAGTGGAACCTCGAACTGGTGACCGAGGACGGCCGAACGGCGCTCAGAGAGTTCGGGGTGAGCGTATGA
- the paaE gene encoding 1,2-phenylacetyl-CoA epoxidase subunit PaaE: MRRRLDPSVDVDEESESAECPYCGSTNTEREHPKGPSLCRSMHFCNACGEPFEAFG, encoded by the coding sequence ATGAGGCGGCGGCTGGACCCCTCCGTCGACGTCGACGAGGAGTCTGAATCTGCCGAGTGTCCCTACTGCGGCTCGACCAACACCGAACGGGAGCACCCGAAGGGGCCGTCGCTCTGCCGGTCGATGCACTTCTGTAACGCCTGCGGCGAGCCCTTCGAGGCGTTCGGATAG
- a CDS encoding sulfurtransferase, translating into MSDAVVPAAWVVDRLDSVAVVDVRDAWEYDGIGHLPGAVNVPFDSFRSDEAGEAGMLPGADRFAELCSEAGIGNDDEIVAYDDTHGVFAARFLVTAELYGHDPAKLHLLDGDYSSWSREHEVSKDEPDPSPTEYETSFRTDGPLVELSVVEDALDDDGTVLVDTREEWEFEEGHIPGAVRVDWRELVDDETRGLRPESEIRELLESRGVSPDRRVLLYCNTARRISHTYTVLRHLEYPDLAFYEGSLTEWQREGGDLETSS; encoded by the coding sequence ATGAGCGACGCAGTGGTCCCGGCGGCGTGGGTGGTCGACCGCCTCGATTCGGTCGCGGTGGTCGACGTCCGCGACGCCTGGGAGTACGACGGCATCGGTCACCTGCCCGGCGCGGTGAACGTCCCCTTCGACAGCTTCCGCTCGGATGAGGCCGGCGAGGCGGGCATGCTCCCCGGTGCCGACCGCTTCGCCGAACTCTGCTCCGAGGCGGGTATCGGGAACGACGACGAAATCGTCGCCTACGACGACACACACGGTGTCTTCGCCGCCCGGTTCCTCGTGACCGCGGAGCTGTACGGTCACGACCCCGCGAAGCTCCACCTCCTCGACGGCGACTACTCGTCGTGGAGCCGCGAGCACGAGGTGAGCAAGGACGAGCCCGATCCGAGCCCCACGGAGTACGAGACCTCGTTCCGGACCGACGGCCCGCTCGTGGAGCTGTCGGTCGTGGAGGACGCCCTCGACGACGACGGGACCGTGCTGGTCGACACCCGCGAGGAGTGGGAGTTCGAGGAGGGGCACATCCCGGGCGCGGTCCGGGTCGACTGGCGGGAACTCGTCGACGACGAGACGCGCGGCCTGCGACCGGAGTCCGAGATCCGGGAGCTCCTCGAGAGCCGCGGGGTCTCTCCGGACCGGCGCGTCCTGCTGTACTGCAACACCGCCCGGCGCATCAGTCACACGTACACGGTCCTGCGGCACCTCGAGTACCCCGACCTGGCGTTCTACGAGGGGAGCCTCACGGAGTGGCAGCGCGAGGGCGGCGACCTCGAGACGAGTTCCTGA
- a CDS encoding sulfurtransferase, producing MSNYAKSDVLVSADWVEDHLDEFQSDDADYRLLEVDVDTEVYDEEGHAPGAIGLDWEADLRDQVERDLLSKDDFEDLMERLGIAEDTTVVLYGDNSNWFAAYAYWEFKYFGHDDVRLLDGGRNYWVENDYPLTDEEPDFPSTDYEASGPRESIRAYREDVEKAVDKGLPLVDVRSPEEFSGEILAPPGLQETAQRGGHVPGAQNISWADVTNDDGTFKSRDELEELYSEYDIEGDESTIAYCRIAERSSVAWFALHELLGYEDTSNYDGSWTEWGNLVGAPIEKGS from the coding sequence ATGAGTAACTACGCGAAATCCGACGTCCTCGTCTCCGCCGACTGGGTCGAGGACCACCTGGACGAGTTCCAGAGCGACGACGCCGACTACCGGCTGCTCGAGGTCGACGTCGACACCGAGGTCTACGACGAGGAGGGCCACGCGCCCGGCGCCATCGGCCTCGACTGGGAGGCCGACCTCCGGGACCAGGTCGAGCGGGACCTGCTCTCGAAGGACGACTTCGAGGACCTCATGGAGCGCCTCGGCATCGCCGAGGACACCACGGTCGTCCTCTACGGGGACAACTCCAACTGGTTCGCCGCCTACGCCTACTGGGAGTTCAAGTACTTCGGCCACGACGACGTCCGCCTGCTGGACGGCGGCCGGAACTACTGGGTGGAGAACGACTACCCGCTCACCGACGAGGAGCCGGACTTCCCGAGCACCGACTACGAGGCCAGCGGTCCCCGCGAGTCCATCCGCGCCTACCGGGAGGACGTCGAGAAGGCCGTCGACAAGGGTCTGCCGCTCGTCGACGTTCGCTCGCCCGAGGAGTTCTCCGGCGAGATCCTCGCGCCCCCGGGCCTGCAGGAGACCGCCCAGCGCGGCGGCCACGTCCCCGGCGCACAGAACATCTCGTGGGCCGACGTCACGAACGACGACGGCACGTTCAAGAGCCGCGACGAGCTCGAAGAGCTCTACAGCGAGTACGACATCGAGGGCGACGAGTCGACCATCGCCTACTGCCGCATCGCCGAGCGCTCCTCGGTCGCGTGGTTCGCGCTCCACGAGCTCCTCGGCTACGAGGACACCTCCAACTACGACGGTTCCTGGACGGAGTGGGGCAACCTCGTCGGCGCGCCGATCGAGAAGGGTAGCTAG
- a CDS encoding ferritin family protein, which yields MTAAEFIDAVRDANDTALSRLGSSKSLYADTQGEMEAEEVLRAAATAEHHAAETYEQWADESDGDVADAFAETAAEERDHYATVAGELDDHDPGELSAIQAYLRDLEGDVERLGGFVGRTLAAEKSKEQTTGFFVGEADPQTARLFREMGDDLDAQLERATDLLEAECGDDDDCWNRAEEAASGAIQAAYDEYTERLESMGVNPKPVC from the coding sequence ATGACTGCAGCGGAGTTCATCGACGCCGTCCGCGACGCCAACGACACCGCCCTCTCGCGACTCGGTTCGTCGAAGTCGCTGTACGCCGACACGCAGGGCGAGATGGAGGCCGAGGAGGTGCTGCGGGCGGCCGCAACCGCCGAGCACCACGCCGCCGAGACCTACGAGCAGTGGGCCGACGAGTCCGACGGCGACGTCGCCGACGCCTTCGCGGAGACCGCCGCCGAGGAGCGCGACCACTACGCGACGGTCGCGGGCGAACTCGACGACCACGACCCCGGCGAGCTGTCGGCCATCCAGGCGTACCTCCGGGACCTCGAGGGCGACGTCGAGCGCCTCGGCGGGTTCGTCGGTCGGACGCTGGCCGCCGAGAAGTCCAAGGAGCAGACGACCGGCTTCTTCGTCGGCGAGGCGGACCCGCAGACGGCCCGGCTCTTCCGCGAGATGGGCGACGACCTCGACGCACAGCTGGAGCGGGCGACCGACCTACTCGAAGCCGAGTGCGGCGACGACGATGACTGCTGGAACCGCGCCGAGGAGGCCGCCTCCGGCGCCATCCAGGCCGCCTACGACGAGTACACCGAGCGCCTCGAGTCGATGGGCGTCAACCCCAAGCCGGTCTGCTGA
- a CDS encoding alpha/beta hydrolase yields the protein MSGPHQDRPLVTGGAPLAVADAAAVLLHGRGATAEGIVALADEFYRHGLALVAPQAERNRWYPDSFLAPTERNEPWLSSGLEAVADAVEFVEEAGVPKDRTLVAGISQGGCLAAEFLARTPARYGGAAVLSGGLMGPDVDVTRYAGSLEGAPVLVGCSDDDEYVPLARVRETAAVFERLDGDVTERIYEGLGHGANDDELAWLEDRVEVLLSAGGVSQ from the coding sequence GTGAGCGGTCCGCACCAGGACCGACCGCTGGTGACCGGCGGCGCGCCGCTCGCTGTCGCCGACGCGGCTGCCGTGCTCCTCCACGGGCGAGGCGCGACCGCGGAAGGTATCGTCGCACTCGCCGACGAGTTCTACCGGCACGGGCTGGCGTTAGTGGCCCCCCAGGCGGAGCGCAACCGCTGGTACCCGGACTCGTTCCTGGCGCCGACCGAACGCAACGAGCCGTGGCTCTCCTCCGGGTTGGAAGCCGTCGCCGATGCCGTCGAGTTCGTCGAGGAGGCTGGCGTCCCGAAGGATCGGACGCTCGTGGCTGGCATCTCGCAGGGGGGCTGCCTGGCGGCCGAGTTCCTCGCGCGTACCCCGGCTCGTTACGGCGGCGCGGCGGTACTCAGCGGGGGGCTGATGGGTCCGGACGTCGACGTGACCCGGTACGCCGGGTCGCTGGAGGGGGCCCCGGTTCTCGTCGGCTGCAGCGACGACGACGAGTACGTCCCGCTGGCTCGCGTCCGCGAGACGGCCGCGGTCTTCGAGCGACTCGACGGCGACGTGACGGAGCGCATCTACGAGGGGCTGGGACACGGCGCCAACGACGACGAACTGGCGTGGCTCGAAGATCGGGTCGAGGTACTCCTCTCCGCGGGAGGTGTCTCGCAGTGA
- a CDS encoding VOC family protein codes for MRPPTPGLHHVSAIASDPRANVDFYTDVLGLRFVKRTVNFDDKFAYHLYYGDDRATPGTLLTFFPYPRDDDGRVGRPQPKSVAFSVPAGSAGYWYERLLERGIDADEPVERFGEPTVAFRDPDGLAVELVERDALRGPATDVVPSDRAIRNLHSVTLLSTSIYHTAATLEVLGFELLDQEGDRVRYRAPGEYGTDVDLLDVETEYGREGSGTIHHVAFGAGDTSLPEWRDRLLEAGLEPTFVKDRYYFESIYFREPGGILFEIATAEPGFTVDENPEDLGSTLSLPQWFEEDREMIVSQLPDLEVPDS; via the coding sequence GTGAGACCCCCGACGCCGGGCCTCCACCACGTCTCGGCCATCGCGAGCGACCCGCGGGCGAACGTCGACTTCTACACCGACGTGCTGGGGCTGCGGTTCGTCAAGCGGACCGTCAACTTCGACGACAAGTTCGCCTACCACCTCTACTACGGGGACGACCGGGCGACGCCCGGGACCCTCCTGACCTTCTTCCCGTACCCGCGGGACGACGACGGCCGGGTCGGCCGGCCCCAGCCGAAATCGGTCGCCTTCTCGGTGCCAGCGGGGTCGGCCGGCTACTGGTACGAGCGACTCCTCGAGCGGGGGATCGACGCCGACGAACCCGTCGAGCGCTTCGGCGAGCCGACCGTCGCGTTCCGCGACCCGGACGGACTGGCGGTCGAACTGGTCGAGCGGGACGCTCTGCGAGGTCCCGCTACGGACGTCGTTCCCTCGGACCGCGCCATCCGGAACCTCCACAGCGTGACGCTGCTGTCGACCAGTATCTACCACACCGCGGCGACGCTGGAGGTACTCGGATTCGAACTGCTCGACCAGGAGGGCGACCGGGTCAGGTACCGCGCGCCCGGCGAGTACGGGACCGACGTGGACCTGCTCGACGTCGAGACGGAGTACGGTCGGGAGGGCAGCGGGACGATCCACCACGTCGCCTTCGGCGCCGGCGACACGTCGCTCCCGGAGTGGCGCGACCGGCTCCTCGAGGCGGGCCTGGAACCGACGTTCGTCAAGGACCGCTACTACTTCGAGTCGATCTACTTCCGCGAACCCGGCGGCATCCTCTTCGAGATCGCGACCGCCGAACCGGGGTTCACCGTCGACGAGAACCCCGAAGACCTGGGGTCGACGCTCAGCCTCCCGCAGTGGTTCGAGGAGGACCGCGAGATGATCGTCTCGCAGCTCCCCGATCTCGAGGTGCCCGACAGTTGA
- a CDS encoding ring-cleaving dioxygenase, which translates to MPSAIPGIHHVTAIASDPGRNHDFYTRTLGLRMVKRSVNQDDVSVYHLFYGDRGGSPGTSMTFFPYTDARPGRVGAGQVSMTQFLVPEGSVDYWVDRLADEGVDADEPVERFGDTVIPFRDPDGLPLELVARADAPDGDPPEGPVPAEHAVRGFFGVALTLQTAEPTAGLLEEMGFDAVEGEGDRQRFRADGDLGYVVDLLEEPQAPRGQPGAGTVHHVAFQVTEEEQAEWREVLLDRGLRPTEIIDRKWFKSVYARTSGGVLFEFATKSPGYTVDEDLESLGERLVLPEWLEDRRDEIEAGLPDLDAN; encoded by the coding sequence ATGCCGTCCGCTATTCCAGGTATCCACCACGTCACGGCCATCGCCAGCGACCCGGGCCGGAACCACGACTTCTACACCCGGACGCTCGGCCTCCGGATGGTCAAGCGGAGCGTGAACCAGGACGACGTCTCCGTGTACCACCTCTTCTACGGCGACCGCGGCGGCTCGCCGGGAACGAGCATGACCTTCTTCCCCTACACCGACGCCCGGCCGGGTCGGGTCGGGGCCGGCCAGGTCAGCATGACCCAGTTCCTCGTCCCCGAGGGATCGGTCGACTACTGGGTCGACCGCCTCGCCGACGAGGGCGTCGACGCCGACGAACCCGTCGAGCGCTTCGGCGACACCGTGATCCCGTTCCGGGACCCCGACGGCCTCCCGCTGGAACTCGTCGCGCGGGCCGACGCGCCCGACGGGGACCCCCCGGAGGGCCCGGTCCCGGCCGAGCACGCCGTCCGGGGGTTCTTCGGCGTCGCGCTCACCCTCCAGACCGCGGAACCGACGGCGGGCCTCCTCGAAGAGATGGGGTTCGACGCCGTCGAGGGAGAGGGCGACCGTCAGCGGTTCCGCGCCGACGGCGACCTCGGCTACGTCGTCGACCTCCTCGAGGAGCCGCAGGCGCCAAGGGGCCAGCCCGGTGCCGGCACCGTCCACCACGTCGCCTTCCAGGTGACCGAGGAGGAGCAGGCAGAGTGGCGGGAGGTCCTGCTGGACCGGGGCCTCCGCCCCACCGAGATCATCGACCGGAAGTGGTTCAAGTCGGTCTACGCGCGCACCTCCGGCGGCGTGCTCTTCGAGTTCGCGACGAAGTCGCCGGGTTACACCGTCGACGAGGACCTCGAGAGCCTCGGCGAGCGGCTCGTCCTCCCGGAGTGGCTCGAGGACCGCCGCGACGAGATCGAGGCCGGCCTGCCGGACCTCGACGCCAACTGA
- a CDS encoding fibrillarin-like rRNA/tRNA 2'-O-methyltransferase produces MSLPEGVERRPFDGSESLATDGEAVYGEPTVDDWRRWDHRRSKLGAMLETGMDTGLEGGETVLYLGAAAGTTVSHVADFAGPTYAVEFAARPARDLLDAAEPRENLFPLLKDARKPETYAHVVEPVDVLVQDVATRGQAKVALANRQFLRDDGRLLLAVKARSEDVARDPDEVFDEVLEALEEGYEVLETRSLEPFHDDHLGVVARPE; encoded by the coding sequence ATGAGCCTGCCCGAGGGCGTCGAGCGCCGGCCGTTCGACGGGAGCGAGTCGCTGGCGACCGACGGCGAGGCGGTCTACGGCGAGCCGACGGTCGACGACTGGCGGCGGTGGGACCACCGGCGCTCGAAGCTCGGCGCGATGCTCGAGACCGGGATGGACACCGGCCTCGAGGGCGGCGAGACCGTCCTCTACCTCGGTGCCGCCGCCGGGACGACAGTCAGCCACGTCGCGGACTTCGCGGGGCCGACCTACGCCGTCGAGTTCGCCGCGCGGCCGGCCCGCGACCTGCTCGACGCCGCGGAGCCCCGGGAGAACCTCTTCCCGCTGTTGAAGGACGCCCGGAAGCCGGAGACGTACGCGCACGTCGTCGAGCCGGTCGACGTGCTGGTCCAGGACGTGGCCACCCGCGGGCAGGCGAAGGTGGCGCTGGCCAACCGGCAGTTCCTCCGCGACGACGGACGGCTCCTGCTGGCCGTGAAGGCCCGCAGCGAAGACGTCGCTCGCGACCCCGACGAGGTGTTCGACGAGGTCCTCGAGGCCCTGGAGGAGGGGTACGAGGTCCTCGAGACGCGGTCGCTGGAGCCGTTCCACGACGACCACCTGGGCGTCGTCGCGCGGCCGGAGTAG
- a CDS encoding glutamate--cysteine ligase has product MDLGSRDAFDRMGTLGIEEEFFVVDEAGRPTAGTDELVYRSEPPEILEGRLDHELFKCVVETQTPTVETLAEADEQLRAVREALVDHAEAHGYGIAGAGLHPAAKWRELEHAEKPRYRAQLDRIQYPQHRNTTAGLHVHVGVDDADKAVWIANELRWHLPIMLALSANSPFWNGFDTGLASARAKIFEGLPNTGMPTTFEDFEAFQRFERTMVENGSINDRGELWYDVRPHSAHGTVEVRAPDGQADPEYVLAFVEYTEALVEDLAARYEDGEDGREHRRELLDEHKWRALRYGHDAELLSRDCSDSVPLGELVDRESSRLGVSGIKDLYDEESGAACQRRLVTEGGLDLVCERLLLG; this is encoded by the coding sequence ATGGACCTGGGCTCGCGCGACGCCTTCGACCGGATGGGCACGCTCGGAATCGAAGAGGAGTTCTTCGTCGTCGACGAGGCGGGGCGGCCCACCGCCGGGACCGACGAGCTGGTCTACCGGAGCGAGCCCCCCGAGATTCTAGAGGGTCGACTCGACCACGAGCTGTTCAAGTGCGTCGTCGAGACGCAGACGCCGACTGTCGAGACCCTCGCCGAGGCCGACGAGCAGCTCCGGGCGGTCCGTGAGGCACTCGTCGACCACGCCGAAGCCCACGGCTACGGCATCGCCGGCGCGGGTCTGCATCCGGCGGCCAAGTGGCGCGAGCTCGAGCACGCCGAGAAGCCGCGCTACCGCGCGCAGCTCGACCGGATCCAGTACCCCCAGCACCGGAACACGACCGCCGGGCTGCACGTCCACGTCGGGGTGGACGACGCCGACAAGGCCGTCTGGATCGCCAACGAACTGCGCTGGCACCTGCCGATCATGCTGGCGCTGTCGGCGAACTCGCCGTTCTGGAACGGCTTCGACACCGGACTCGCGTCGGCGCGGGCGAAAATCTTCGAGGGGCTGCCGAACACGGGCATGCCGACCACCTTCGAGGACTTCGAGGCGTTCCAGCGGTTCGAACGGACGATGGTCGAGAACGGCTCGATAAACGACCGGGGGGAGCTGTGGTACGACGTCCGGCCGCACTCCGCCCACGGGACCGTCGAGGTACGGGCGCCGGACGGTCAGGCCGACCCCGAGTACGTCCTGGCGTTCGTCGAGTACACCGAGGCGCTCGTCGAGGACCTGGCGGCCCGCTACGAGGACGGCGAGGACGGCCGCGAGCACCGCCGCGAACTCCTCGACGAGCACAAGTGGCGGGCGCTGCGGTACGGCCACGACGCCGAACTGCTCTCGCGGGACTGCAGCGACTCCGTGCCGCTGGGCGAACTCGTCGACCGCGAGAGCAGCCGCCTCGGCGTCTCGGGCATCAAGGACCTCTACGACGAGGAGAGCGGGGCCGCGTGTCAGCGCCGTCTCGTGACGGAGGGTGGTTTGGATCTTGTTTGTGAGCGCTTGTTACTCGGTTGA
- a CDS encoding winged helix-turn-helix domain-containing protein, producing the protein MSTDEPADDGSPEPVEGDEGVRGKLEEEAERAANEFDDGIVDLLAWVLDTETRARIYVYLRQNPGSTSQEIAEGTGLYPSTVREALAELNGEEKVQRSKRESSGAGNNPYEYTAIAPSDLVASIVEDVQSELNTVFNLDAHLGLSSGGTAEPVDITVRDLEDAADD; encoded by the coding sequence ATGTCTACCGATGAACCAGCGGATGACGGGAGCCCTGAACCCGTCGAGGGGGACGAGGGTGTGCGCGGGAAACTCGAAGAGGAGGCCGAGCGGGCGGCCAACGAGTTCGACGACGGGATCGTCGACCTGCTCGCGTGGGTGCTCGACACCGAGACGCGTGCGCGCATCTACGTCTACCTCCGGCAGAACCCGGGCAGCACGAGCCAGGAGATCGCGGAGGGGACCGGCCTCTACCCGAGCACCGTCCGCGAGGCGCTCGCGGAACTGAACGGCGAGGAGAAGGTCCAGCGCAGCAAGCGGGAGTCCAGCGGCGCCGGCAACAACCCCTACGAGTACACGGCCATCGCGCCGAGCGACCTCGTCGCCAGCATCGTCGAGGACGTCCAGTCGGAGCTGAACACGGTGTTCAACCTGGACGCCCACCTCGGGCTCTCCAGCGGGGGGACCGCCGAGCCGGTCGACATCACGGTCCGCGACCTCGAGGACGCCGCCGACGACTGA
- a CDS encoding phosphopantetheine adenylyltransferase: MKVVLGGTFDPVHDGHRALFDRAFELGDVTVGLTSDDLAPKTRSVDRHVRPFDERREDLEAELASLAAEYDREYEVRELTEPTGIATEPGFDVLIVSPETEDGGRKVNEIREEKGLDPLEIEVVDHVEAEDGDIISSTRIVSGEIDEHGNLTPEREGRPPAGE; this comes from the coding sequence ATGAAGGTCGTTCTGGGCGGGACGTTCGACCCGGTACACGACGGTCACCGGGCGCTGTTCGACCGCGCCTTCGAGCTCGGCGACGTGACCGTCGGCCTGACGAGCGACGACCTCGCGCCGAAGACGCGGAGCGTCGACCGGCACGTCCGCCCGTTCGACGAGCGACGCGAGGACCTCGAGGCCGAACTCGCGTCCCTCGCCGCGGAGTACGACCGCGAGTACGAGGTCCGCGAGCTGACCGAGCCGACCGGCATCGCCACCGAACCCGGCTTCGACGTCCTCATCGTCTCCCCGGAGACCGAGGACGGCGGCCGGAAGGTCAACGAGATCCGCGAGGAGAAGGGACTCGACCCCCTGGAGATCGAGGTCGTCGACCACGTCGAGGCCGAGGACGGCGACATCATCTCCTCGACGCGCATCGTCTCAGGAGAGATCGACGAGCACGGCAACCTCACGCCAGAGCGCGAGGGGCGCCCGCCGGCAGGAGAATAG
- a CDS encoding transcription initiation factor IIB family protein, with amino-acid sequence MYRARDQVENEEWLAAIDETAERLDLSGDAKSRATDLFLSTVPEQDRSKKATVAASVYAGALIAGDRRSQSDVAEAAGVSRLTVQQRWKDLLEEAGLEPPKW; translated from the coding sequence GTGTACCGCGCCCGCGACCAGGTCGAGAACGAGGAGTGGCTCGCCGCCATCGACGAGACGGCCGAGCGGCTGGACCTGAGCGGAGACGCGAAGTCCCGGGCGACGGACCTGTTCCTCTCGACCGTCCCGGAGCAGGACCGCTCGAAGAAGGCGACGGTGGCGGCGAGCGTCTACGCCGGCGCGCTCATCGCCGGCGACCGGCGCTCGCAGTCGGACGTCGCGGAGGCCGCAGGTGTCTCCCGGTTGACCGTCCAGCAGCGCTGGAAGGACCTGCTGGAGGAGGCGGGGCTCGAACCGCCGAAGTGGTAG
- a CDS encoding MOSC domain-containing protein, with amino-acid sequence MESRDSVAAVHGGLEGDRYCTGRGYYSPFDVCEVTLVQAEAIEEIRETTGIDLTDGRHRRNVVVRGGDIHDLLNTRFELGGATLEGTRPRPPCRHVEEVAGEDGVMRALMDGRGGICARVAEPGSIAVGDEVGDVEDMGNFEGLVANIRERVGR; translated from the coding sequence ATGGAGTCTCGCGACTCCGTCGCGGCTGTCCACGGCGGCCTGGAGGGCGACCGCTACTGCACCGGCCGCGGCTACTACTCGCCGTTCGACGTCTGCGAGGTGACGCTGGTGCAGGCGGAGGCCATCGAGGAGATCCGCGAGACGACCGGCATCGACCTCACCGACGGTCGCCACCGCCGGAACGTCGTCGTCCGCGGCGGCGACATCCACGACCTGTTGAACACCCGTTTCGAACTCGGCGGGGCGACCCTCGAAGGAACTCGCCCGCGGCCGCCGTGCCGCCACGTCGAGGAGGTCGCCGGCGAAGACGGCGTGATGCGGGCGCTGATGGACGGGCGCGGCGGCATCTGCGCCCGGGTAGCCGAGCCCGGGTCGATCGCGGTCGGCGACGAGGTCGGCGACGTGGAGGACATGGGCAACTTCGAGGGGCTGGTGGCCAACATCCGCGAGCGGGTCGGCAGGTAG